A single window of Desulfobacterales bacterium DNA harbors:
- a CDS encoding glycosyltransferase family 4 protein, with protein MNTGTHPKIDLIFLHPHFTLPGGAGNAVIEAASRLNPERYNVRIICIRADSDYKNRYPALCFIEIGGPLSSSPMFWLTFPWVQYKIHSELNRFSPGIIIPNVLPANWWGFIYKLFHKEVLCLWYCHEPSAFIHIPQWIESITHPFIRIGAKLLNPLLKAVDLFLVSKGPDHVVSNSRFSSRLFEKVYHRHVADYLYPGIDLEYFSPQADKKKYLLMVSRLTKFKNVHIAIQAMSEVKDKAYRLVIGGEGEEKDNLMALTKSLNLTDRVHFIGRVADNDLPKLYAEAKLVLFTSREEPFGMVPVEALVCGTPVIGAGSGGLTETIAHNYNGILLDEMTAENLADAVNALLSDNKKYELLQKHTRETAEEFGWDRHVKTLESILEDLMRRDQKGTYREKNVD; from the coding sequence ATGAATACAGGGACGCACCCTAAAATTGATTTGATTTTTCTCCATCCCCATTTCACCCTTCCGGGCGGGGCCGGCAATGCCGTTATCGAGGCTGCGAGCCGCCTCAACCCGGAAAGGTACAACGTGCGGATAATCTGTATCCGGGCCGATTCGGATTATAAAAACAGGTATCCCGCCTTATGCTTTATTGAAATCGGCGGCCCTTTGTCGAGTAGTCCGATGTTTTGGCTTACATTTCCGTGGGTGCAATACAAGATACATAGCGAACTCAATCGATTTTCTCCCGGGATCATCATACCGAATGTTCTGCCTGCGAATTGGTGGGGCTTTATCTATAAACTTTTTCACAAAGAGGTTCTTTGTTTATGGTATTGCCATGAGCCCAGCGCATTTATTCACATTCCGCAATGGATAGAATCCATAACCCATCCGTTCATTCGGATCGGCGCCAAGTTGTTAAACCCTTTATTAAAGGCTGTTGATTTATTTCTGGTATCCAAAGGTCCTGATCATGTTGTGAGTAATTCCAGATTCAGCAGTAGACTTTTTGAGAAGGTTTACCACAGGCACGTTGCTGACTATTTATACCCGGGGATTGATCTTGAATACTTTTCACCACAGGCGGATAAAAAGAAATATCTATTAATGGTCAGCCGGTTGACTAAATTTAAAAATGTACACATTGCCATCCAGGCCATGTCGGAAGTGAAAGATAAAGCGTACCGGCTGGTTATTGGCGGTGAGGGGGAAGAAAAAGATAACCTGATGGCCTTGACCAAAAGCCTCAATCTTACCGATCGCGTTCATTTTATCGGCCGGGTAGCGGACAATGACCTGCCCAAATTATATGCCGAGGCAAAGCTGGTATTATTTACGAGCCGGGAGGAGCCTTTCGGCATGGTTCCGGTAGAGGCCCTGGTTTGCGGGACCCCTGTAATCGGGGCCGGGTCCGGCGGATTGACGGAAACAATTGCCCATAACTATAACGGGATTTTACTCGATGAAATGACAGCCGAGAATTTGGCGGATGCCGTTAATGCCTTACTCTCCGACAACAAGAAATATGAATTGTTACAGAAACATACACGAGAAACAGCGGAAGAGTTTGGCTGGGACCGGCATGTCAAAACGTTGGAAAGTATCTTGGAGGACTTAATGCGGAGGGACCAAAAGGGGACTTATAGGGAAAAAAATGTGGATTAG
- a CDS encoding radical SAM protein, with amino-acid sequence MGATLPHLGLLMLGATLRKAGHRIRIWDASAQGAGYEKTLEEAKRFRPDIIALTAVTPSLLKTVKLAEMLKGLYPSAAIIIGGPHFTAVPEQTLRDYPVFDYGVMGEGEHTLVDLVERLAAGNSPSNVPGVVLRKDGKVVFGPNRPPIQSLDSLPFPAWDLLDNFPSQYHPALFKYKKLPAMHIVSSRGCPNNCIFCDTSVFKKKIRYHSAEYVLEMIDYLVTNYQIREIIFEDDQLLLNRSRVIKISEGFLNARWNISWSCSGRVNSVNDKALLLLMKRSGCWQINYGVESGNQKILDFVQKGITLSQIEAAVKLSREAGILSKAYFIFGLPYETEETMQHTIDFARRIPLDDMSVFTLTPFPGSRMHAIAAQHGTLQNDFEKMNLLDVVYVPRGLTEKKLMDYRRRFMKAFYLRPVIIWSYMKRLIGNPSNLWRMLKAFRGFLEEII; translated from the coding sequence TTGGGAGCTACGCTTCCGCACCTGGGGCTCCTCATGCTGGGGGCGACGCTGCGGAAGGCCGGCCACCGGATTCGCATCTGGGACGCTTCGGCGCAGGGTGCGGGATATGAAAAAACATTGGAAGAAGCCAAACGCTTCCGGCCGGATATCATCGCCTTAACTGCGGTTACACCCTCGCTTCTCAAAACAGTAAAACTGGCCGAGATGTTAAAGGGGCTTTATCCCTCCGCAGCGATCATCATCGGCGGGCCGCATTTCACCGCTGTTCCTGAACAGACCCTGCGGGATTATCCGGTTTTTGATTATGGGGTCATGGGGGAAGGCGAACACACCCTGGTCGATCTGGTTGAAAGGTTGGCAGCGGGCAACTCTCCTTCAAATGTGCCGGGTGTGGTGCTTCGCAAAGACGGCAAAGTCGTTTTTGGGCCGAATCGTCCCCCCATTCAAAGTCTCGACAGCCTACCCTTTCCAGCCTGGGACCTTCTGGACAACTTTCCTTCACAGTATCATCCGGCGCTGTTTAAGTATAAAAAACTTCCGGCAATGCATATCGTGTCATCCCGGGGCTGTCCCAACAATTGCATTTTTTGCGACACGTCGGTCTTCAAAAAAAAGATCCGGTACCACAGCGCCGAATATGTTTTGGAAATGATTGATTATCTGGTAACAAATTATCAAATCCGGGAAATCATTTTTGAGGATGATCAGCTTTTGCTTAACAGGTCGCGGGTCATAAAAATAAGCGAAGGTTTTTTAAACGCCCGCTGGAATATATCCTGGTCCTGCAGCGGCAGGGTCAATTCCGTCAACGATAAAGCGCTGCTCCTGTTAATGAAGCGTTCTGGCTGCTGGCAGATAAACTACGGGGTGGAGTCGGGCAATCAGAAAATATTGGATTTTGTTCAAAAAGGAATCACGCTTTCTCAGATTGAGGCCGCGGTTAAACTGAGCCGTGAAGCCGGCATCCTGAGCAAAGCCTATTTTATATTCGGGCTGCCCTATGAAACAGAGGAGACCATGCAACATACGATTGACTTTGCCCGTCGGATTCCTCTGGATGATATGAGCGTGTTTACCCTGACGCCCTTTCCCGGTTCCAGGATGCATGCGATTGCAGCGCAACATGGAACACTCCAAAATGACTTTGAAAAAATGAATCTGCTGGATGTGGTTTATGTGCCCCGCGGTTTAACCGAAAAAAAGCTCATGGATTACCGCCGACGGTTTATGAAGGCATTCTACCTGCGACCCGTGATTATCTGGAGTTATATGAAACGGCTCATTGGAAACCCTTCCAATTTGTGGCGAATGCTGAAGGCTTTCCGGGGATTTTTGGAAGAGATTATTTGA
- the gatC gene encoding Asp-tRNA(Asn)/Glu-tRNA(Gln) amidotransferase subunit GatC → MKITKEEVQHVAHLARLDIDERNMDALAGQIGKILDYVDMLSRVNTEGVKPTTHAILLTNAFREDSETVHMDREKSMANAPDKLDANFLVPKVIE, encoded by the coding sequence ATGAAAATCACCAAAGAAGAAGTCCAGCATGTAGCCCATCTGGCCCGGCTTGACATTGATGAACGTAATATGGATGCCCTGGCCGGTCAGATTGGAAAAATCCTGGACTATGTGGACATGCTCAGTCGGGTCAACACCGAAGGTGTAAAACCCACCACACACGCTATTCTACTGACCAATGCCTTTCGTGAAGATTCTGAAACCGTTCACATGGACCGGGAAAAATCCATGGCCAACGCCCCGGACAAACTTGACGCCAATTTTTTGGTACCCAAGGTGATTGAATGA
- the argS gene encoding arginine--tRNA ligase, which translates to MKQTIQIIIQNAAITAHRQGVLPSSTLPEITIDEPKIEAHGDFSTNIAMVTASAQKMPPRKVAEIILKYMDDPDGVIAKTEIAGPGFINIFINPASWLPVLKAVHKEDTHFGAVDIGQGKRVQVEFVSANPTGPLHVGHGRGAAVGDSVANVLSFCGYDVQREYYINDSGRQIRTLGRSVFLRYQQQLGENIAFPRDCYQGDYIVGIANEIKKLKGNSLLEQGDDNAIGYCARYAADTILADIKKDLIAFGVTHDNWFSEQSLFDSGHVDRVISEFKNKQTIYQKDGALWFNTSRFGDEKDRVVVRNNGLTTYFASDIAYHHDKFDRGFEWVIDVWGADHHGYIPRMAASIEASGYRRDQFKVILVQLVNLLRGGLPVAMSTRSGEFVTLKDVVDEVGRDAARFIFLTRHYESPLDFDLELAKQKTNDNPVYYVQYVHARIASIARKVGEKDISTAEWDADALARLVEPEEIQLMKTLARYPETVSSSAAYLEPHRITFYLMNLASCFHAYYNKHRVLAEDPILTRARLYLVLAVQKVIRNGLVLLGVSAPHKM; encoded by the coding sequence ATGAAACAGACTATTCAAATCATCATTCAAAATGCCGCCATAACGGCACACCGTCAGGGTGTTCTGCCCTCATCCACACTGCCGGAAATAACGATTGATGAGCCTAAAATTGAAGCACACGGCGACTTTTCCACCAATATCGCCATGGTGACGGCATCCGCCCAGAAAATGCCGCCTCGCAAAGTTGCGGAAATCATATTGAAATACATGGACGATCCGGACGGTGTCATTGCAAAAACAGAGATTGCCGGTCCCGGTTTTATCAATATTTTTATCAATCCGGCATCCTGGCTCCCGGTTTTAAAGGCCGTCCACAAGGAGGATACCCATTTCGGCGCTGTGGATATCGGTCAGGGCAAACGGGTCCAGGTTGAATTTGTCAGCGCCAACCCCACCGGTCCCCTGCATGTGGGGCATGGCCGCGGAGCGGCTGTGGGCGACAGCGTGGCAAATGTCCTGTCTTTTTGCGGTTATGACGTTCAGCGCGAATACTATATCAATGACTCCGGCCGTCAGATCCGAACGCTGGGACGTTCTGTTTTTCTGAGGTATCAGCAGCAATTAGGCGAAAACATCGCCTTTCCGCGGGACTGTTACCAGGGAGACTATATTGTTGGTATCGCCAATGAAATCAAAAAACTAAAAGGAAACAGCCTGCTTGAGCAAGGCGATGACAACGCCATCGGATACTGCGCCCGCTATGCCGCCGATACCATCTTGGCGGATATCAAAAAAGACTTGATCGCCTTCGGCGTCACCCACGACAACTGGTTCAGCGAGCAAAGCCTGTTCGATTCCGGCCATGTTGACCGGGTCATCAGCGAATTTAAGAACAAACAGACTATTTATCAAAAAGACGGCGCCCTCTGGTTCAACACCAGCCGTTTCGGCGATGAAAAGGACCGCGTGGTCGTTCGCAATAACGGCCTGACAACTTATTTTGCCTCCGACATCGCCTATCACCACGACAAGTTTGATCGGGGGTTTGAGTGGGTCATCGATGTCTGGGGCGCAGATCACCATGGCTACATCCCGCGCATGGCGGCGTCTATCGAAGCCTCCGGCTACCGCCGCGACCAGTTTAAAGTTATCCTGGTTCAACTGGTCAACCTGTTAAGGGGGGGCCTGCCGGTGGCCATGTCCACCCGTTCCGGTGAATTCGTTACCCTGAAAGATGTCGTCGATGAAGTCGGCCGGGATGCGGCTCGTTTTATCTTTTTAACCCGCCATTACGAAAGCCCCCTCGATTTCGACCTGGAACTTGCCAAGCAAAAGACCAATGACAACCCGGTTTACTATGTACAATATGTCCATGCCCGCATCGCAAGTATTGCCCGTAAAGTCGGGGAAAAAGATATTTCAACAGCAGAATGGGATGCCGATGCCCTCGCCCGGCTTGTAGAACCGGAGGAAATCCAACTTATGAAAACGCTGGCGCGATATCCTGAAACGGTCAGCAGCAGTGCCGCTTATTTAGAACCCCACCGCATCACCTTTTATCTCATGAACCTTGCATCTTGTTTCCATGCCTATTACAATAAACACCGGGTCTTGGCCGAAGACCCTATTCTGACCCGCGCTCGATTATATCTGGTCCTGGCGGTGCAAAAAGTCATCCGCAACGGCCTCGTACTGCTGGGGGTGTCGGCACCACATAAGATGTAA
- a CDS encoding glycosyltransferase family 2 protein, producing MKISVVTPSFNQGKFIEKTILSVLGQTGDFELDYIIMDGGSTDNTLDFIRKYRHRLRYISEKDQGQSDAINKGFEMASGELLGWLNSDDTYRPGVLSEVAERYRNVGFKWCFGNCKNIDENDREIRRLITWYKIIESKKYSYRRLLSKDFISQPAVFFTRDIFNAVGPLDLNCRYSMDYDYWLRIGKKYDPLFINRFLANFRWQAESKNSRNYEKAAFETYLTAKRHARPKDIYPIFRHYIHYRSLCLLYRFL from the coding sequence ATGAAAATATCCGTCGTCACACCCTCCTTCAATCAGGGGAAATTTATTGAGAAAACCATTTTGAGTGTATTAGGCCAAACAGGGGACTTTGAGCTGGATTATATTATCATGGATGGCGGGTCTACCGATAATACACTGGATTTTATCAGGAAATACCGGCATCGATTGAGATATATTTCAGAAAAAGATCAGGGTCAGTCCGACGCCATCAACAAGGGCTTTGAGATGGCTTCCGGAGAGTTGCTTGGATGGCTGAATTCAGACGATACGTATAGGCCGGGGGTTCTTTCCGAGGTTGCTGAGCGGTATCGCAATGTCGGGTTTAAATGGTGTTTCGGCAACTGCAAAAATATCGATGAAAATGACCGGGAGATACGGCGGCTGATCACCTGGTACAAAATAATTGAAAGCAAAAAGTATTCCTACCGGCGGCTGCTTTCAAAAGACTTTATCTCCCAGCCCGCTGTATTTTTCACTAGAGACATATTCAACGCGGTCGGGCCGCTGGATCTTAATTGCAGATATTCCATGGATTACGATTACTGGTTAAGAATCGGCAAAAAGTATGATCCTTTATTCATAAACAGGTTTTTGGCAAATTTCAGATGGCAGGCCGAGTCAAAAAACAGCAGGAACTACGAAAAAGCGGCTTTTGAGACGTACCTGACCGCCAAAAGGCATGCCCGCCCAAAAGACATATACCCTATTTTCCGGCACTATATTCATTACAGGAGCTTGTGCCTGTTATACCGGTTTCTATGA
- the gatA gene encoding Asp-tRNA(Asn)/Glu-tRNA(Gln) amidotransferase subunit GatA: protein MSLYKLTIHEAHALLQKKEITARELTCSVLDRIEAIEPKIDAYLTVAADSALEQSRTADQMISSGRFTPLSGIPLAIKDLICTEGIPTTCASRILENFVPPYDATVMQKLKNSGAVIIGKTNMDEFAMGSSTENSAFKPTRNPWDLKRIPGGSSGGSAAAVAADLCMGALGSDTGGSIRQPASHCSVVGLKPTYGRVSRYGLVAFASSLDQIGPLTKDVTDCAIILNAICGYDAKDSTSVPETVPDFTAALTEGLKGLTVGIADEYTSSEGLHPEVSAAFQKAVAVIQTLGAKTVSVSLPHTRYAVAVYYVIAPSEASSNLARYDGVKYGFRDKNPDTLLDMYRRTRSAGFGPEVQRRIIIGTYALSAGYYDAYYKKASQVRTLIMADFKKAFETCDVILSPVAPTPAFSIGEKTEDPLTMYLSDIFTLSANLAGIPGMSVPCGFSDAGLPIGLQLMGSHFREETLLKTAYNFERATDFHQRRPEL, encoded by the coding sequence ATGAGTTTATACAAACTGACCATTCATGAAGCACACGCGCTGCTGCAAAAAAAAGAAATAACCGCCCGGGAACTGACCTGTTCCGTGCTGGATCGAATCGAAGCAATAGAACCGAAAATTGATGCCTATCTCACGGTTGCGGCCGATAGCGCCCTGGAGCAGTCTCGCACGGCTGATCAAATGATATCCTCGGGCCGGTTCACTCCGCTTTCCGGCATCCCGCTGGCAATCAAAGACCTGATCTGCACCGAGGGAATACCCACCACCTGCGCATCAAGAATTCTGGAAAATTTTGTGCCCCCTTATGACGCCACCGTCATGCAAAAGCTCAAAAACTCAGGCGCGGTAATCATCGGAAAGACAAACATGGACGAATTTGCCATGGGGTCATCCACTGAAAATTCAGCCTTCAAGCCAACCCGCAATCCCTGGGATCTAAAACGAATCCCGGGCGGATCCAGCGGCGGATCGGCAGCGGCCGTGGCAGCCGACTTATGCATGGGAGCCTTGGGGTCGGATACGGGCGGGTCCATCCGGCAGCCGGCCTCTCACTGCAGCGTCGTGGGATTAAAACCGACCTACGGCCGGGTGTCGCGCTACGGTCTGGTGGCCTTTGCCTCTTCCCTTGACCAGATTGGCCCTCTGACCAAAGACGTCACCGATTGCGCCATTATTCTAAACGCCATCTGCGGCTATGACGCCAAGGATTCCACCTCGGTCCCCGAGACGGTTCCGGATTTTACCGCCGCCTTGACAGAGGGGCTTAAGGGACTGACTGTGGGGATTGCAGATGAATACACCTCTTCCGAAGGGCTTCACCCTGAAGTGTCCGCTGCCTTTCAAAAGGCCGTCGCGGTCATCCAAACCCTGGGCGCCAAAACCGTTTCCGTGTCCCTGCCCCACACCCGCTATGCCGTTGCCGTCTATTACGTAATTGCACCTTCTGAAGCCAGCTCAAACCTGGCCCGCTACGACGGCGTTAAATATGGTTTCAGAGACAAAAATCCCGACACTCTTTTGGACATGTACCGCCGGACGCGCTCTGCCGGCTTCGGCCCTGAAGTTCAGCGACGGATTATCATCGGCACCTACGCCCTTTCAGCCGGATACTACGATGCCTATTATAAAAAAGCGTCCCAGGTGCGGACCTTGATCATGGCCGACTTTAAAAAGGCCTTTGAAACCTGCGACGTGATTCTGTCGCCGGTGGCCCCCACACCGGCCTTTAGCATCGGCGAAAAAACCGAAGACCCGCTGACCATGTATCTTTCCGATATTTTTACCCTTTCCGCAAACCTGGCCGGCATTCCGGGCATGTCCGTCCCCTGCGGATTTTCAGATGCAGGGCTTCCCATCGGCCTGCAGTTGATGGGGAGCCATTTCCGGGAAGAAACGCTCCTGAAAACGGCCTATAATTTTGAAAGGGCAACCGACTTTCACCAGCGCAGGCCGGAATTGTGA
- the mutL gene encoding DNA mismatch repair endonuclease MutL, which produces MSLIKILPEILSNKIAAGEVVERPAAVVKELVENALDAGATRILVEIENGGRSLIRVSDNGSGMPRDDALLAIERYATSKLADDADLFSIRTLGFRGEALPSIAAVSRFTLITRPKDADAGTGVYLEGGKLKKVADEGAPVGTMVSVRQLFFNIPVRRKFLKTTATEMGHITDAVATIALAWPDVQFRLQHNRKTIKNFSAADPALRTADVLGQDLLKALYEIAFNEDAVSISGWVSDPRVARSSAQGIYLFVNGRPVRDRTVLHGLMAGYERRLMKGQFPVAVLFIKVPFDRVDVNVHPTKNEVRFTDPNRVHDAVRTAVAAVLGRTGRPGWVTAPVVSAAGTKPPGLAEPMAVFRRQTPQSNSISIEPLKAADRTPPQDQPPLWEPEQLDNWQPIGQFRGTYILCEAGDELILIDQHAAHERIRFEQLKQQTNASRKSSQRLLIPQTIDLDQRQAAALSEILAGLQNIGLEIEPFGGSTFVVKAVPAVLAGREIEPLIREVAETLTETGFSAGIEKALEECLVVMACHGTLRANRPLSQKEMQHLVEALGRCNDPSHCPHGRPTWIKWNVRTIEKLFGRIV; this is translated from the coding sequence ATGTCCCTCATAAAAATACTCCCTGAAATACTTTCCAATAAAATCGCCGCCGGCGAGGTGGTGGAGCGGCCGGCTGCGGTGGTGAAAGAACTGGTTGAAAACGCCCTGGACGCCGGCGCAACACGCATCCTGGTTGAAATCGAAAACGGCGGCCGCTCCCTGATTCGGGTTTCCGACAACGGCAGCGGCATGCCCCGGGACGACGCCCTGCTGGCCATCGAGCGCTATGCCACCAGCAAACTGGCCGACGACGCCGACCTATTCAGCATCCGGACCCTGGGGTTCAGGGGTGAGGCCCTGCCCAGTATTGCGGCGGTGTCCCGCTTTACACTGATAACCCGGCCCAAGGATGCGGACGCCGGCACCGGCGTTTATCTGGAGGGCGGCAAACTCAAAAAGGTTGCCGATGAAGGCGCCCCGGTCGGCACCATGGTATCCGTCCGACAACTGTTTTTCAACATCCCGGTCCGCCGCAAGTTTTTAAAGACGACTGCCACTGAAATGGGCCATATTACCGACGCCGTTGCCACCATTGCCCTGGCCTGGCCGGATGTCCAGTTCCGTCTGCAGCACAACCGCAAAACAATCAAGAATTTTTCAGCCGCCGATCCAGCCTTACGGACAGCCGATGTTTTGGGACAGGACCTTTTAAAGGCGCTTTACGAGATCGCCTTTAATGAAGATGCCGTTTCAATCTCCGGCTGGGTTTCAGACCCCCGGGTTGCCCGCAGTTCGGCCCAGGGAATCTACCTGTTTGTAAACGGTCGGCCGGTACGGGACCGGACAGTTCTACACGGCTTGATGGCCGGTTACGAACGCCGCCTGATGAAAGGGCAGTTTCCGGTGGCCGTCCTTTTTATAAAGGTCCCCTTTGACCGGGTGGATGTGAATGTCCATCCGACTAAAAACGAAGTCCGCTTTACCGATCCAAACCGGGTTCATGATGCCGTCCGTACAGCAGTAGCAGCAGTATTGGGTCGAACCGGGCGGCCCGGATGGGTTACTGCCCCGGTAGTGTCTGCAGCCGGCACCAAACCACCTGGGCTTGCGGAACCTATGGCGGTCTTTAGGCGCCAGACACCGCAAAGCAACTCAATTAGCATCGAACCTTTAAAAGCTGCTGACCGCACCCCGCCGCAGGATCAGCCGCCCCTCTGGGAACCGGAACAGCTCGATAACTGGCAGCCTATCGGCCAGTTCCGCGGCACCTATATTCTGTGCGAGGCCGGAGATGAGCTGATCCTGATTGACCAGCACGCCGCCCACGAACGCATCCGTTTTGAACAGCTCAAACAGCAGACTAATGCATCACGCAAGAGCAGCCAGCGTCTGCTGATCCCGCAAACCATTGACCTTGATCAGCGCCAGGCCGCCGCCCTTTCCGAAATTCTTGCCGGACTTCAAAATATCGGCCTCGAGATCGAGCCCTTTGGCGGCAGCACGTTTGTGGTTAAAGCCGTTCCCGCAGTGCTCGCCGGCCGCGAAATCGAGCCCCTCATCCGGGAGGTGGCGGAAACGCTGACGGAAACCGGTTTCAGCGCCGGGATTGAAAAGGCCCTGGAAGAGTGTCTGGTGGTCATGGCCTGCCACGGCACCCTGCGCGCCAACCGGCCGCTTTCCCAAAAGGAAATGCAGCACCTTGTCGAGGCGCTCGGCCGGTGCAACGACCCTTCCCACTGCCCCCACGGCCGCCCCACCTGGATTAAATGGAATGTCCGGACTATAGAAAAGTTGTTTGGGCGAATTGTTTAA
- a CDS encoding glycosyltransferase family 2 protein, translating into MNKKTDDTVLVIIPAYNEQKNIGDIVAKIKKTDTKIDVAVIDDGSADNTASHAELAGAKVIRHLVNMGYGAALQTGYKYAINREYDYLVQLDGDGQHDPGYIPELLKMVKTGEGDLVLGSRFLKKNAAGKGAWTLPQTGIARKWGIKIFAFLTSTIVGFKITDPTSGYQALNRKVVAFFTQDFFPSDFPDADIIVIAHRAGFKIKEFPMMMSRRSMGKSMHSGLKPVYYIFKMILSLFMTLLRKRALPNP; encoded by the coding sequence ATGAACAAAAAAACGGATGACACAGTTCTGGTTATCATACCGGCTTACAATGAACAGAAAAATATCGGTGATATCGTTGCAAAGATAAAAAAGACAGATACAAAGATAGATGTCGCTGTCATAGATGATGGTTCTGCAGATAACACAGCATCCCATGCCGAACTTGCAGGCGCGAAAGTGATTCGGCATTTGGTAAATATGGGCTATGGTGCAGCTTTACAGACCGGATATAAATATGCCATCAATCGTGAATATGACTATCTCGTTCAACTGGATGGAGACGGCCAGCACGATCCGGGATATATCCCCGAATTGTTGAAGATGGTTAAGACCGGGGAAGGGGATCTGGTCTTAGGTTCAAGGTTTCTAAAAAAAAACGCAGCGGGAAAAGGTGCTTGGACCTTACCCCAGACCGGTATCGCCAGAAAATGGGGCATCAAGATATTTGCCTTTTTGACGAGCACAATCGTGGGTTTTAAGATTACCGATCCCACTTCCGGATATCAGGCTTTAAATCGAAAGGTTGTCGCTTTTTTTACCCAGGATTTTTTCCCCTCTGATTTTCCGGATGCCGATATCATTGTGATCGCCCATCGGGCTGGCTTTAAGATTAAAGAGTTTCCGATGATGATGTCGCGGCGGTCTATGGGAAAATCCATGCATTCAGGGCTAAAACCGGTTTATTACATATTCAAGATGATTTTATCGCTTTTTATGACGTTGCTAAGAAAACGTGCTTTGCCAAATCCCTAA
- a CDS encoding DUF2304 domain-containing protein, with protein sequence MELVRRRKLREEYSWLWLLTSILMFLMVIKYEWLTAISRIIGAVLPTTALFIGALLFLMILSVQFSVRISSLSDQVKNIMQENALLRTKIEELSEKPQSKNE encoded by the coding sequence CTGGAGCTTGTCCGGAGGCGGAAATTGAGGGAGGAGTATTCCTGGCTATGGCTCTTGACCAGCATATTGATGTTTTTGATGGTGATTAAATATGAATGGCTTACCGCCATCAGCAGGATTATCGGAGCGGTTCTTCCTACCACCGCCTTGTTTATCGGCGCGCTGCTATTTCTGATGATACTCTCCGTCCAGTTCTCTGTAAGGATATCCAGCCTGTCTGATCAGGTAAAAAATATAATGCAGGAAAATGCCCTTCTCAGAACAAAGATTGAAGAATTATCGGAAAAGCCACAATCCAAGAATGAATGA
- a CDS encoding SPOR domain-containing protein — protein MAKQADNNLPSGNSGRKSTTLWLCIIFFVSAWMFVLGVLVGRGTAPVHFNIESLQKELASLKEAVQMKEQLWYKNRSEAVPDKPDLEFHEALKKNQVEPRLSLEANRPEKPDENIKKIPAAGNKKLSESTPKPAESVDGPKLRPDNDNMPGNLTIQVAALKEAKFADIKVAELRRKGYPAYRTTGTVPGQGTWYRVRIGSFKDRTAATRMLERLKKENIKGIIVQK, from the coding sequence ATGGCAAAACAAGCTGATAACAATCTTCCTTCAGGCAATTCCGGCCGAAAAAGCACAACCCTCTGGCTCTGTATTATTTTTTTTGTGTCGGCCTGGATGTTTGTCCTCGGGGTTTTGGTGGGCCGGGGAACAGCGCCGGTGCATTTTAATATTGAATCACTGCAAAAGGAACTGGCTTCGCTGAAAGAAGCCGTGCAGATGAAGGAACAGCTATGGTATAAAAACCGTTCCGAAGCAGTCCCCGACAAACCCGATCTTGAATTTCATGAAGCTCTTAAAAAAAACCAGGTTGAACCGCGTCTTAGCCTGGAGGCCAACCGCCCCGAAAAACCGGATGAAAACATAAAAAAAATACCGGCGGCTGGGAACAAAAAACTGTCTGAAAGCACGCCCAAACCTGCCGAATCCGTTGATGGTCCTAAGCTTAGACCCGACAATGACAATATGCCGGGCAATCTCACCATCCAGGTGGCCGCGTTAAAGGAGGCAAAGTTTGCCGATATAAAGGTGGCCGAGCTCAGACGGAAGGGTTACCCGGCATACCGCACCACCGGGACAGTACCCGGGCAAGGCACCTGGTACCGTGTCAGAATCGGAAGTTTTAAAGACAGAACAGCGGCAACCCGGATGCTGGAGCGATTGAAAAAGGAAAATATTAAAGGGATAATTGTGCAGAAATGA